ATATTCAAGAGAACTAGCGAGCTTGTGCAGAGATTCGTGTTATTAAACAGAATGCTGGGTAAGGATCCTCTTTCATCCTTCGATGAGCTAGCAAAGAGAACTCCTAGTAGCAAGGTTAGAGGAGTGCTCTCAGGGTATATTGCAACCGTTAAAGCTGGAGGCGACGTAGCCGACTACCTCAATAAAACGACAAGGTTATTGTTCAATGAGATGCTTGTCGGCTTAAAGATAATTGCCGACAGGCTCGGCGGGCTCCTTGAATCATATCTAGCTATGATACTGCTAACCATGATAGCATTCACTGTAATGTACTTTGTTACAGCAGGATTCGCTGGAGCAGTCCCATTCGGGCTATCAAGCGAGGGAATGTTCTTCTTCCTCTACATTATTGCCCCGCTGATAAGCGGCGCCATAATATACGTAACTGACCTACTACAATACAAGGATCCCTACATGGATTGGAAGCCCTACATAGTGTTTCTTGCTACCTTCATCCCGATATTCCTATTCCTCTCTATCATAGGCATAGTATTCTACATCTCCCTCCCGCCCTACCACCCCTTAAAGCTGAACCCCTTAGTCCAGCTAGTAGGAGGATTCCTCACGCTGTTTAGTGCCGAAAGGCTTCCAGGATACTCTCACACATCAATAGCTCTCTCAACAGCCTTGATTATTGCATCACTGCCTGGAGCAGCTTACTATATTTACACTGTAAGGCAGTACAGAATTGTAAACGGTATAACCAGGTTTCTAAGAGATCTAGTCGAGATTAGGAAGACTGGGCTTTCACCTGAGAAAAGCATTCTAGAGCTAAGTACAAGAGACTACGGGGTTTTCACTCCACACTTAAAGAAGATAGCAATGCAGTTAAGCCTTGGAATGCCGTTGAGGAGAATAGTCTGGGATGTGATGAAGGGGGTTAAATCTTGGGTGGGCCAGGTATTCCTCTTCATACTCACAGACTCCATCGAGGTGGGTGGTGGCACAATAGAAGTTCTGGATAATCTAGCGTGGTTCGCGGAGAGCTTTGAGGCTATTGAGAGTGAGAGAAAGAGGAGTCTTAGAACCCTGATGATAGTCCCATATATCGGTGGAATACTCTCAGCGGTGACAGTTGTCTACATGACGAGCTTTATGGGTAATATAGCAATGCAGTCAGGAGCATTCAGCCAGGCGGCTGGGCTAGTCTTACCCAGCATAGTCATCAACAACTACATAATGGGGGTTGTTGCAGGGAAGATATCTTCAGGGAGAGTTATCGCTGGAGTTATCCACGGGATACTACTAACTCTAGCAACTCTTGCAACACTACTAGTAATGCCTAGCCTCGCAGGGTAAATGGTGCTATCTTATGGCTAAGGGTATAGGTGAAGCTATATCACTGCTGGTATTATTCACTGTGGTGCTAGCAATTTCCCTCTCCATATACTTCTATACAATGTTCTATACTGATCAAGCTAAAGCTCTCTTAGAGTACGGCTATGTGAAAACCATGTTCAAC
This genomic stretch from Desulfurococcus sp. harbors:
- a CDS encoding type II secretion system F family protein; amino-acid sequence: MGFWDKVYTYFYWLGKPLLKLFPNIPEHIRRSGIHVYYEVYASLAGLVFIITSVFSLIMLVVTVLVLKNLVVAAVLVVIPVVALLFAASLPALIASSRASSIDSEFPFFSSYLSTMVMSGLSPYVAFERVLRGSSIFKRTSELVQRFVLLNRMLGKDPLSSFDELAKRTPSSKVRGVLSGYIATVKAGGDVADYLNKTTRLLFNEMLVGLKIIADRLGGLLESYLAMILLTMIAFTVMYFVTAGFAGAVPFGLSSEGMFFFLYIIAPLISGAIIYVTDLLQYKDPYMDWKPYIVFLATFIPIFLFLSIIGIVFYISLPPYHPLKLNPLVQLVGGFLTLFSAERLPGYSHTSIALSTALIIASLPGAAYYIYTVRQYRIVNGITRFLRDLVEIRKTGLSPEKSILELSTRDYGVFTPHLKKIAMQLSLGMPLRRIVWDVMKGVKSWVGQVFLFILTDSIEVGGGTIEVLDNLAWFAESFEAIESERKRSLRTLMIVPYIGGILSAVTVVYMTSFMGNIAMQSGAFSQAAGLVLPSIVINNYIMGVVAGKISSGRVIAGVIHGILLTLATLATLLVMPSLAG